The Niastella koreensis GR20-10 genome includes a window with the following:
- a CDS encoding ExbD/TolR family protein, with product MNLRRRLKGHPELHAGALNDILFILLFFFLIVSTLANPNVIKLSQPKAKSDTKAKQTVIVNIKPTGEYIINGKQITIEEMKAFMQPYVMKDSSQATIAINADKTVPLEDVVAVMRVARELGARSTLLVDTKVK from the coding sequence ATGAATTTAAGAAGAAGATTAAAAGGACATCCGGAACTGCATGCAGGTGCGTTGAACGACATCCTGTTCATCCTGTTGTTCTTCTTCCTCATCGTATCTACGCTGGCCAATCCGAATGTGATCAAGTTATCACAGCCCAAGGCCAAGAGCGATACCAAGGCCAAACAAACGGTTATCGTGAACATAAAACCAACCGGTGAATACATCATCAATGGTAAACAGATCACGATAGAAGAAATGAAGGCCTTTATGCAGCCTTATGTAATGAAAGATTCTTCGCAGGCCACCATTGCGATCAATGCCGATAAAACGGTTCCGCTCGAAGATGTAGTGGCGGTAATGCGGGTAGCCCGCGAGCTCGGTGCCCGGTCAACCCTACTTGTAGATACAAAAGTGAAATAA
- a CDS encoding MotA/TolQ/ExbB proton channel family protein produces MNWFLLQVTNPATTATADSLQKAATAGAPQGEHTMNVMDMLSNGGPIMIPLGLLFVLAVFFFFERLIAISKASKIDPNFMYIIRDNIFSGNVSAARSLAKNTPNPVARIIDKGLQRIGKPIEAIEKSMENVGKLEVYKMERNLSVLSLVYGIAPMFGFLGTIFGMLQLFYNINASGEFTPAQIAGGIYTKMITSASGLIIGLLAYVGYNFLNAQIDKTVNRMEAASAEFIDILQEPTR; encoded by the coding sequence ATGAATTGGTTTTTGTTACAAGTCACCAATCCCGCTACCACCGCTACCGCCGACTCTTTACAAAAAGCAGCCACTGCCGGCGCCCCTCAGGGCGAGCATACTATGAATGTAATGGATATGCTTAGCAATGGTGGTCCCATTATGATCCCGCTGGGATTGTTGTTCGTACTGGCCGTATTTTTCTTTTTTGAACGGCTTATTGCCATTAGCAAGGCCAGTAAAATTGACCCCAATTTCATGTATATTATACGTGATAATATCTTTAGTGGTAATGTGTCGGCAGCACGGTCACTGGCTAAAAATACGCCCAACCCCGTTGCCCGCATCATCGACAAAGGGTTACAACGTATAGGCAAGCCTATCGAGGCTATTGAAAAGAGCATGGAAAATGTAGGCAAATTGGAAGTGTATAAAATGGAACGTAACCTGTCGGTTTTATCATTGGTGTATGGTATTGCGCCCATGTTCGGGTTCCTGGGAACCATCTTCGGGATGTTGCAGTTGTTCTATAATATCAATGCATCGGGCGAGTTTACCCCGGCCCAGATCGCAGGTGGTATTTATACGAAAATGATCACCTCTGCATCCGGGTTGATCATCGGTTTGCTGGCGTATGTAGGATACAACTTCCTAAATGCCCAGATAGATAAAACAGTGAACCGCATGGAAGCTGCCAGTGCAGAATTCATTGATATTTTGCAGGAACCAACACGATAA